The stretch of DNA TGCCTTATATTATGCAAATTACAAGTTGAACGAGATTGCTAATACCTTCCTCGTTGACGGAAATCCTACTACTTACACGTTGACTATCAACGATGTTAAGCATCCTACGTCATTACGTATGACCTGTAATAGCAATAGTAACATTAGCTTCGTCTTTGATAGAGGCGTTTGGCGTGTTGATTTCTAATGTGTTTTTAATAACAGAACGAAACAAATAAACACCTTCAGTCTATATTCATGTACATTTTAATTTTGAGTACATCGAGTTAAGTCTGAATATGTTACAAATGGTGATAAGAGCCATATTAAATACCTCCTGTAGGTGTTTGATATGGCTCTTTTCGGGTGTTGGGTGAAAGGTGTCGGGTGTTAATGGTTACCTTTGTACGCACCCTTTCTCTGTGTGCTATAATATCTGAGAATTACTTCTCATTCATATTTCGGAAGTACCTAAAGTTGGGCTCAAAGAATACAGGGACCTTTATGGTAAGGCTCTGTCGCTTATTGTTCCTTAGGCACCTCCATGCTGAGCTTACCTCTGCACTCACCATATCTCCGTGTACCATTTCTTTAAAGTTCTGAACTCACGAGATACAACCCATTCTGTATATTTCGGCAGTAACAGAAAAGTATCTAAATCAATTAGCTACTTTGTTCTATATAAATTCATAAACATATTTTCCTGTCATTCCTGTCATTCGCAGTAGATACTTAATCTATTATAATACAGCAAGATACGTGAAATGTTAAAAATGACAGCAAATTAGAATTAACCCAAGTTTAACCCCCACTTTCGCCTATTCCTGGCAGTCATCGTACTTTCCTCGTTTTTCTTATGGGCTCTGTGTCCTACAAATTTTATTCTTTTTGAATGGTGAGTGTTTTAAGTTCAACTTATCGTATATCTGTTTTGCTTGCTTCGAAGGACTACTACATTGGCGCATCTCGATGTTCTCACCTAATGGATTCTTCCCTTTTGTTGTGACGAGCTTCTGGGTGCTCATACGTCGTACAATCTCGGTCCAGTAACAGGATTCTCCTTCTCGTTTTAATTGACAGCGGATGGTGTTTACCACCCAATAGGCTAATAAACCGAAGAAGAGGTGTGCGTCGCTTCGCTCATCTTTCTGATGATAGATAGGACGGAGGTTGAGGTCATTCTTTAGTTGCCTGTTCGTGCATTCTATCTCACGAATGAGATTGTAGTATTCCCATGTCACACGCTCATCAAGTGTCCTGATATTGCTGCGGAGGAAGTAGACTCCGTGACCGGACTCCATTGCAGAGAGGTCTTTTATCTCCCAGTCTACGCGCAGCATCTGCTTGGGTTTCTTCTCATCTTTTATGTAGCTTATCTGATAGAACTTCGCTATAGATGGGTACTTCTGTATGGCACGTCCTGTACGTTCAACAACCTTTTCATAGGTTTTTGTTCCACCTTTCTTGGAGATTCCATCGTTTATTCTCTTCAGTTCCATCTCAAAACGCTCTCTCTAGACCCTGTTCATAGACGACTCTGTCATAGCTTTCGAAGGAGATGTTATTTCGAGATAATAATCCTTGTCATCTTCTGTCTTAACCTCTTTCAGCGTTATTTTCTGCCGACGGGCATCCATTACCGTAACACTCTTGTTATCATCACTGAGCGTATAGTCCTTCATCTTTGTACGGGATACGCAGAGATAATTGTAACCTTTTCTTTTGATCAGCTCCAAGTTCTCTTCCGTGGCAACACCTGCATCCATGACAACGAGCGTATCTTTTGTCCGTGATGGATTCCTCTTTGCTAACGTATCAATCATATTGGGCAGAGACTTAGGGTCTGCTGTATTACCCTCCAAGATAGAAGAATAACGTATAAAACCTTCTTTATTGATACATAGTGCAAGTACAAGTAGCTTACAGTCAGAGCGTTTTTCTTTTGATCGGCCGAACTTGGCCTTGTTGCTGTTACGCTTGCTGCCCTCGAAATAGAAGTTGGTTAAGTCGAAGAGCATCAACTTGTTGTCTATATTAAAGAGATCGTCAGTAACGTTGCACAGATGACGCTCTAACTGTTCCTTTAGTTCATATAATTTGTCAGTGACTTTATACAGAGAATTGATTCCTGGTGTCCAGCCAGGAACTCCACTATAAAGTTCACCAGCAGCCGAGTTATCACGCAAATAATAATAAGACGAACGTTCAGAAACAGCATATACTGTGCGAACAATCAATGCTGACAAAGCTGTGTGTATTGTATTCTCCGTCCAGCCGTTTTTGCGCAGGAAACCCTCTAATTGCAGTTTGTCTATCGTCTGCTTGCAGAGCCACTCAGCACCGACATTCCTTGCGTCAGTATATTTTGCCGTCTCAAGGTCAACGTAGTTCTCATATTTTCTCAGCGACTTCTGCTCTTCCTTGTTAAACCTATCAATTCCACCTTCGTTCTCCATACGGCTCCACCATTCGTCAGCCTTTACCTGTTCAATAGGAGTAAGTCCGTCAAGATGTTCCTTGAAAAGCGAGGGTGTACTTCTGTTTTTGAAGCGTTCGGTAAGTGCGTATGCAATTTTTCGAACCTGTACGGCTGTAAGTGAAGGCTCGAACCCGATGTTCAACAGAATTAGCGAATGTACATGACCCTGCACGTCACGATATGACTCCTTAATGCGATAATAAGGAGCCATGTCGCCTGTTGCAGGGTTGAATCGTGTCTGTACATTTGCGTGCATGAGTGCAAAGTAACAAAATAATTTTGATATGACGGTGTCCTACAAATCAGATTTTACTCCTCGTTACAATACCCTATGCTTGATTATCAGTTATTTATGAAATTGATACTACACAAAACATCCCGAAAATTTATGAAAAATATTTTTGCCGGTTAAACTTGGGTTAAACTTTTTCTAAGACAGAATGATATTGGAACAGATTTTTCAATGGCGTATTTTATATCGTGCAACTGCACGATTTAGTAATTATGAAATAGATTCCACACCCCTCCTGCGAAGTTGGGGGGCAGGAAACAATTTGCTTAAGACTGTAGAGGATTCCCCCCTAACCTATTAGAGTATCTCTGTAATCACTCTTCTTGGATTTAATAAATATAGATGTTTTGTGTATTATTTATGTATAAAATAGTAATAAATAAGCCTTATTTTAAGTGGAAGTGTAATTTATAACACTAAAAGATTGTTGCTTTTATAAATATTATTTAATTTTGTACCCCCATAAGGAGTAATTAGGGAATTTCAGTTAATTCACTCCTGAACCTGCCAAGAGCATCCAAAAACTGGATTCTTTTTCTTGGAAAAGTTGGCTCTATAACGAATCGTGTAGGTTGTGTGTTGATATTCTGCACGTGTGGTGCTGGTGCTTAGCACATGTGGTGCGGATGGTATGCACCACATGTGCGAAGGGTTAACACCATTGCAGTATATGGATGGGTAGGGATTTAATGTGAGTTAAGCATATTAAAATGAAGGTCAATCTGGAATTGTGTCTAGTTGGAGGCTATACCTTTCAACAATATTTTAGGCTCTATGACGAATTAACCACACGATTCGTTATAGAGCCTTTTAAGTTGCTGTCATTTTTAATATTTCATGCATCTTTCTGAATTATAACAGGTTAATCGCCTTTGATAAATGATAGGAGTGATAGGAACTTAGATTTATGAGTTGTCTGGGAAAACTAAAACAGCTAATTGTTATAAACTTCTTCTCTTCGCGAATATTTTACACCTGTTATTTATGAATTATCTTTACAATATAACTACTTGCATTGTTATAATAGGCGTGAAAATGACTAAATTTCACGCCTTTGTAAGTTTGTGATAATGAAGTGGTTATGAGGTGTGTTCTAAAAGGTGCTCTTCAAGGACCTAAAAGGGCGTTAGTTAGGTCCTTGAAGGGCACCTTTTGCAAGCTTGGAGGGCGTTCATTGCAAGCTAAAAGGGCATCAATGAAAATTTAGCTTATGAATTATTATTACAAAATAGCGGGTGTGAAGGTTCTCTATCTGCTATTGTGAGATTAATAACTGATATCAATGGAAGTAGGGTAAACTCTGTAGGGGTCGAAGTATTCGGTACAGCTGTTAATCATGTCACGAAGGTTTGCTTGAACGTTTTTACGAAGGCGTTCCTTGCCATTTACGATGACAGTCACTGGTTTGTTTAAGTCTATAAGTTCGTTGTTCAGATAGATACGCAGTTGTCCGCCCTTGGCTTTCTTGTAGCTACGGTTGAACCTCATTTCGATTCCCCAGTTTTTGTCCTTCTCAACAGCGGTATATTCCACCTCTTTAATATTAATCGTTACTACGTTGTTATGGATATTCATTTCATAGAAAGTGCGATTTTCAGACGGAGAGGTGAGTACTTGAAGGTTGTAGAAGCCCGAGCGATGACGACCATCCATCTCATAATCTTCCCAGAGCACAGTCTTAGGATATGGGTTGCGGACGAACTTTTTCAGCCATGGGGTAGTGAGGTCATATTTAATATGATGCTGCATACCTGGCAGGAGGTTAATACGGTGCTGGAAGAGTGGATGCTTGTCGGCATCGAGAGGGCGTGCGAGTTGTGCCGAGTCGAAAGCCACTTGCGTGTAATAGGTCAAGGTGTTGCGATAGAAACCTGTATCGTCAGCGCCTGTAAGGAATGAAAAACCAATGTTGGCACAGTTCTCAACGGGTGCATTTTTCAATGGTTCGCCACCCGCCATTGGACCCGCAGCTGCCCAATAATCAGCATAGAACGAGGCAAGACGTTGACTGCCATAGCCACCTTCTGATATTCCAAAGATGTAGATGCGGTTGGCATCCACCTTACCATCGACACAGGCTTGACGAATGAGTTTCTCCCAAGCAAACTGCTTAGCTACCTGCCACCAACGATAGTAATCGCCTTCGTTAGGAATTTGCGGAATGAAATAGAGTGAAGGATCATCTTGAAATCTGTTGCCTAAGATAAGCCCAGTGGACCATTCTTGTGCTTTAGGACCTGAGCCATGCAAGTAAAGGAACAACGGAAGTTTTCCTGCTGCGCTTCCCTTTAAACCATAGTAGTAAGGCATGACGGCATCCTTTTCCAATGCTTCAGGTAAATTCCACGAAGCTTTTACGCCCTTCTGTAGGTCTTCAGGCTTCGCAAGTTTCTGTTCATTCAACTCACGATTCGCGTCACACCATGCCGCCCATACCATCTTTTGGTTTTGAGCAATATCTTTGCGTTTTATCAGTTGTTGTATATCTGTAGTATAAATCTTGTTACGTTGAAAGGCATCTTTGCTCTGCTGCTCCTCATTCTGCTTCATTTTAAGCGTTTGAAGAAAGTAGTTTTTCACTTTCTCTTGCATATTACTTCCCTGTGCATGCACATTGTCAGCAATAGTAGAGAGTGCGAGCGTTAAACTCACAGTTACGATAAAGTTGTTGATATGCTTCATTGTTTGTCTTTGTGTCTTTAATCTATTTGTTGGGTTTAATCCTTTAAATGATTTAGTTTTGCAGACAAAGGTAAGCATTTTTAGAGAATTGTGCAAGAGCCTCACCCCCAACCCCTCTCCGAATGGAGAGGGGAGTAGTCACCGATATACCCTACAAGATGGATTGGTATTATAGATTTGTATAATACATTTTAATATCTTTTATAGGGATATCACGGTAATCACTCCCCTCTCCATTCGGAGAGGGGCTGGGGGTGAGGCTTTATTAGAATCCACCGCCTGATGGTGGAGGACCTAAAGGACGTCCACCGCCAAAGCCTTTCTTTCCATCTGGACGTGGAGCCATTCCAGGCCCATTGCGGTCGAAGTCAGGACCATCCTTTGGCTTTGACATAGCATTCTTACCACCAAAGAGATTCAGGCGATAAGTGGCACGCAGCATAATATAGCTGTTGATGCTATTGTATTCTGTGTCTGTACGACTCATTGAGTTGATGACACGTGAGAGATTGCTCTGTTGATGTAAGATGTCATAGAACTGCAAACTGAATGTCAGTGCGTTACTCTTCAACATACTCTGTGAGATTTGCGCATTCCAAAGTAGTTCGTCCGTATTCAGAGCGGCATCATTATATCCACGACGGCTGTTCTGGTGAAGGTCCGTGGAGATACTCATGTTCCAAGGAAGGTTAAGACTCAGTGTTCCACCGTATGCAAACTGCCAAGTACGCAGGTTGTTAACACTCTGCAGGTTGTTTTTTGTGTTTGTGTAGTCAACAGAACCATCCAACTCGAGCTCTAACCAAGAAGTACGATAGCTGGCAGCAAGTCGTTCTCCAAAGGTCAATGACTTTGTTATATTCTTCTCTAAGTTGCTTGTTCTGTTTAGTTGCAGATAGCTGACATAGCGGTTGAAGTTTGCACGGGTGAAAGTATGGAGGTTCCACACACCGGCTGAGTCGATACTTGTATTGTACATCAATCCTGCATCGGCATCCCAGTTACCATTCACATTCACTGGTTGTACGGTACGTGCGCCGGTAGTAGCGTCGTAGGTCACACTATTGCCGATAGCATTTCGTGTCGTTGAGAAGTTTGCAAAAGTCATCAATGCTTGTGAGTGACTCTGCTTAAAGGTATTATAGAACAAACGGAAGTTATTGGTGAAGGCCGGCTTCAGACCTGGGTTACCAACTGCGATGTTCTGTGGGTCAGTGTTATCGACAATACTTAGCAACTGACTCATCGTAGGCTGAGTTATCGAACCCTTATAATTGATACGCAGATTGCTTTGTTCGCTAAACTTATAGCGGAAGTCGAAGGTAGGACTCCAGTTGAAGACAGTACGTGTCGTGTCAACATGAACACTGAGATAATCCTGCATATAGGTAGAGTGCTGTGGTTGGAACATTACACCCACGTTCATCTTCCACTTGTCACGAATCATTCGCATCATTACCTGCATGTCGTGTGTATAAGTGCGATACTCAGAGTAACGACTCAAGTTATTATCGAGGTAACTTGCCAAAGGATTTGTCAACAACCCGAGGTAGTTATCCCATGAGCGGTAAGCTGGTTGCAGACTACCGAAGGTTCCTGATGGCATTGCAGAGAGGTCGTAGGTGTCACGATCGCTCTTTGAGAAGCCATACTTAAACTGATAGCTGAATTGCAGATAAGTTTTGCGAGCAATCGGTTCGCTGTAAGTTGCCTGCAAAGCATAGTCCCAGCTCTTTGTTGGCATGAGGTTGTAACGATAAGCCCTATAAGTAGAGTCGTTCCCGAGTGCATCCCGTAATTGGAAATACTGAATGTCTTGTGTTGAGAATGTCTTTGAATCGGAGTCGCTATAGTTGCCATCTACACGTAAGGTAACATTTCGTCCGTTGCTGGAGAGCTTGCGATTTACCTGTAACATAGCACCCAAAGCAGTGGTGTTGCCATAGCTGATGGTCATGTTACGTTGTGTATTCACCATTAACCCTAATGCTTTCAGCTGTGCGATAGAGGTTGTTGACAAAGGGTCGTCAACAGTTTCGTAAGGGTCAGCGTTATAGGAAGCAGATGAACTAACGACTTGTCCATCGTTCTTTGAAAGTCTGAAGTTCGGACGGAACATGATATTCCACACCGAGTCAGGACGCCACTCTAAGCGGAAACGACCATCCCAAGAGTTTGTCCTCGTGTATTCTTGTGCCAGTCGATTTGCAAACGAACCCTGTTGTGCTACGAAGTTTTCGCTTGACACGCGTGAGTTCAAGTCGCCATTAGAGTGGTTCCAACGCACACTACCATCCCATTGCAACGTTGTCCCGTTGTCATAATTCATGTTCAAACCTACCATCTTCGTTGCGTTCAAACCCTGTCGTACGCCACCGAAGCCACCACGTGGACCACCACCGAAGCCCATGTCGTTGACATTATTGGCTGAGGCAAAGCCCATCATGCGGAATTTACTATTGAAGAAGGCACCCATTGCCTTCTCAGAGTAGCGGCCCTTTGTTCCGATACCCAAGTCAATGTTTGAGAATAAACCCTTGTTCATTCCCGCCTTGATGCCAAAGTCGAGTACGGTTGACTCGTTGCCATCATCTATACCCGTCACACGCGTCAAGTCGCTCTTCTGGTCGTAAGACTTGATGGTCTGCACGATTGACGTTGGGAGATTCTTCATAGCAGTCTTGGTATCGCCCACCATGAATTCTTTTCCATCAACAAGAATCTTCTTAACTTCCTTACCATTGATTTTTATCGTTCCGTCGCTTGACACTTCCGCACCAGGCAATCGCTTCACAAGGGCTTCAATGGTTGAACCTTCTGGCACGCGATAAGCCGAAGCATTATACTGAAAGGTGTCTGCCTTCACGACAACTTTCGGCGCACTTGCCGTAACTTTTACCTCTTTCAGTGTATGAGAATCCACTTGGAATTCTAACTGACCTACTGAGACGTCTTGCTCATTGGCAATCGTGATGTTTTGAAAAATAGTCTTGTAACCAACATATGATGCTTTCAAAATAAATCGGCCGTTTGTAGGAGCGGTAACCTTAAAGCTTCCCGCTTCATCTGACGTTGCGCCAACAACATAGCTACTGTCCTGCTTCAACAGCTGAACAACAGCAAATGGCACTTTCTCCTTTAGTTCTGCATCATAGAGCGTTCCCGTAACGGTTCTGTTCTGTGCCAGCATTGTAACAGCACTGGTCAGCAAAAGAACAAATGTCAACAGTCTTTTTACCATAAGTTTATTGTTAATTTCTAAATCTTGTCGTTGAACGATATGTATGACGAAGAGAAAGTGAAAAGGTTTAATGCAGGTTAATATTTTATTGAGAAAATATTTTAAGGTGCTTATATGTAAGAGGGATTTGGAGTCTAAGGAGGAATATTCTTTGTCCTTTTGTGGTGCAGAAGTTATTTGATAGTAAACAACTTGCAAACATTGCACATGGCTGGAGTGAAGTGCGCAAAAACATTGGTCTGACTATTAAAGTGTGTGAAATAACTATGTGTTTTTATGTTTGTGTAGAAAGAAAAGGCGTATTTTTGTATTGAACTTTAAAGAGGGAAAGCCTATGAGACAGAATATTATTATATCAAAACAGTTCAAGAGTGAATTGGCTACAGCCATCTCGGAATGTGAGAAGGATAAGATTTTTGTACTCGTTGATGAAACGACACACGAGAAGTGCTGGAATCTTATCAAGGATGACTTCTGTCTGAGAAATGCACAAGTGATTACGATTGGCACGACTGATAGTAGTAAAACGCTTGAAACGTTGGCTTCTGTATGGGAAGCATTGCAGCAGGGAGGTGCTACGCGCCACTCACTGTTGATAAACCTTGGGGGGGGGATGGTGACCGACCTCGGTGGTTTTGCGGCTTCAACTTTCAAGCGGGGTATCAACTTTATTAATATCCCAACGACGTTGCTTGCGATGGTAGATGCCAGTGTGGGCGGTAAGACGGGTGTGAACTTTGGTGGATTGAAGAATGAAATTGGCGTGTTTAGTGAGGCGGATGCAGTCCTGCTGAACACTGAATGGCTTAAAACCTTAGATGATGAAAACATACGCAGCGGTTATGCAGAGATGTTGAAGCATGGATTGATCGCTGATGAAGCCATGTGGGCAGAGTTGATAAACTTTAATCTTGCTCAGCCAGATTTACAGCAGTTGAGTGGAATGCTTGGCAAGAGTGTGAAGATAAAGGAACGTATTGTAGAGGCAGACCCGTATGAAAAAGGTTTGAGGAAGGCATTGAACCTCGGTCATACCTTCGGTCATGCGTTTGAGTCATGGGCATTAGAGAAGAGTCCTATTCTTCATGGTTATGCAGTAGCCTTCGGCTTGATAGCTGAGCTTTATCTGTCAGTAGTGAAGGCTGATTTTCCAAC from Prevotella scopos JCM 17725 encodes:
- the aroB gene encoding 3-dehydroquinate synthase — encoded protein: MRQNIIISKQFKSELATAISECEKDKIFVLVDETTHEKCWNLIKDDFCLRNAQVITIGTTDSSKTLETLASVWEALQQGGATRHSLLINLGGGMVTDLGGFAASTFKRGINFINIPTTLLAMVDASVGGKTGVNFGGLKNEIGVFSEADAVLLNTEWLKTLDDENIRSGYAEMLKHGLIADEAMWAELINFNLAQPDLQQLSGMLGKSVKIKERIVEADPYEKGLRKALNLGHTFGHAFESWALEKSPILHGYAVAFGLIAELYLSVVKADFPTDRMRQTINFIREYYGTLPITCNDYPRLIDLMHHDKKNCGNEINVTLLGGVGDIRINQSVSEDEVKEALDFVREA
- a CDS encoding TonB-dependent receptor, whose amino-acid sequence is MVKRLLTFVLLLTSAVTMLAQNRTVTGTLYDAELKEKVPFAVVQLLKQDSSYVVGATSDEAGSFKVTAPTNGRFILKASYVGYKTIFQNITIANEQDVSVGQLEFQVDSHTLKEVKVTASAPKVVVKADTFQYNASAYRVPEGSTIEALVKRLPGAEVSSDGTIKINGKEVKKILVDGKEFMVGDTKTAMKNLPTSIVQTIKSYDQKSDLTRVTGIDDGNESTVLDFGIKAGMNKGLFSNIDLGIGTKGRYSEKAMGAFFNSKFRMMGFASANNVNDMGFGGGPRGGFGGVRQGLNATKMVGLNMNYDNGTTLQWDGSVRWNHSNGDLNSRVSSENFVAQQGSFANRLAQEYTRTNSWDGRFRLEWRPDSVWNIMFRPNFRLSKNDGQVVSSSASYNADPYETVDDPLSTTSIAQLKALGLMVNTQRNMTISYGNTTALGAMLQVNRKLSSNGRNVTLRVDGNYSDSDSKTFSTQDIQYFQLRDALGNDSTYRAYRYNLMPTKSWDYALQATYSEPIARKTYLQFSYQFKYGFSKSDRDTYDLSAMPSGTFGSLQPAYRSWDNYLGLLTNPLASYLDNNLSRYSEYRTYTHDMQVMMRMIRDKWKMNVGVMFQPQHSTYMQDYLSVHVDTTRTVFNWSPTFDFRYKFSEQSNLRINYKGSITQPTMSQLLSIVDNTDPQNIAVGNPGLKPAFTNNFRLFYNTFKQSHSQALMTFANFSTTRNAIGNSVTYDATTGARTVQPVNVNGNWDADAGLMYNTSIDSAGVWNLHTFTRANFNRYVSYLQLNRTSNLEKNITKSLTFGERLAASYRTSWLELELDGSVDYTNTKNNLQSVNNLRTWQFAYGGTLSLNLPWNMSISTDLHQNSRRGYNDAALNTDELLWNAQISQSMLKSNALTFSLQFYDILHQQSNLSRVINSMSRTDTEYNSINSYIMLRATYRLNLFGGKNAMSKPKDGPDFDRNGPGMAPRPDGKKGFGGGRPLGPPPSGGGF